In Myxococcus stipitatus, the following are encoded in one genomic region:
- a CDS encoding DNA/RNA non-specific endonuclease, with product MTTLRPTSRASTASTGSSADAAPVNGLKPKGGSWNRSATKEVSISELQTKFGWTDQSWEAGLLKAADTAGGKTRGNNGKVSAAEIQAYLAAPTDGRYLTSSALQQGRAALDAKLSKGGGAPVKVDAFDQGWQDNLAKRADLLGGNNDGKVSQDELAAYIQKSKANQADGVRWVPDQQMAAFQSRVAQAAGEVDPLRPTGGKGMEMVKQYSRLMLDEGKNLPTFVSYMLSASDIKETPADVHRDKSTFVRDPVLGTQGVTDSDYNNTGFDRGHMKPAEDSPTQEAMNESHLMTNIAPQYGNHNQQAWRTLERAIGDLVAQTGGKAHIITGNLFLDKNGKPLPQESVTTTGAKDRKIGVPTHNFKTVLLELPNGNVSMFAYMVPNVKDGPSKKDAIVPMLEASRVPVDQLETLLGQDLYANLPKSVQDKLEKDSKAPGAFQLEGSRYEAVTLLTQR from the coding sequence ATGACGACGCTGCGACCTACTTCTCGTGCCAGCACCGCGTCCACCGGGTCTTCCGCGGATGCCGCGCCCGTCAATGGTCTCAAGCCGAAGGGGGGGAGCTGGAACCGCTCCGCGACAAAGGAAGTCTCCATCTCCGAGCTGCAGACGAAGTTCGGTTGGACGGACCAGAGCTGGGAGGCCGGGTTGCTGAAGGCGGCGGACACCGCCGGCGGCAAGACGCGGGGGAACAACGGGAAGGTGTCCGCGGCGGAAATCCAGGCGTACCTGGCCGCGCCCACGGATGGACGCTACCTGACGTCGTCAGCGCTTCAGCAGGGCAGGGCCGCGCTCGACGCGAAATTGTCCAAGGGGGGCGGGGCGCCGGTGAAGGTGGATGCCTTCGACCAGGGGTGGCAGGACAACCTGGCCAAGCGCGCCGACCTGCTGGGAGGGAACAACGATGGCAAGGTGAGCCAGGACGAGCTGGCGGCCTACATCCAGAAGTCCAAGGCGAACCAGGCGGACGGCGTGCGGTGGGTGCCGGACCAGCAGATGGCCGCCTTCCAGAGCCGTGTCGCGCAGGCCGCGGGTGAGGTGGACCCTCTGCGTCCCACGGGCGGCAAGGGCATGGAGATGGTGAAGCAGTACTCGCGGCTGATGCTGGACGAAGGAAAGAACCTGCCCACCTTCGTGAGCTACATGCTGTCCGCCTCCGACATCAAGGAGACGCCGGCCGACGTGCACCGGGACAAGAGCACCTTCGTGCGAGACCCGGTACTGGGCACCCAGGGCGTCACGGACTCGGACTACAACAACACGGGCTTCGACCGTGGGCACATGAAGCCCGCGGAGGACTCTCCCACTCAGGAGGCGATGAACGAGAGCCACCTGATGACCAACATCGCGCCCCAGTACGGCAACCACAATCAGCAGGCGTGGCGGACGCTGGAGCGGGCCATCGGTGACCTGGTGGCGCAGACGGGCGGCAAGGCCCACATCATCACGGGCAACCTGTTCCTCGACAAGAACGGCAAGCCGCTGCCCCAGGAGTCGGTGACGACGACGGGCGCGAAGGACCGGAAGATTGGCGTCCCCACGCACAACTTCAAGACGGTGCTGCTGGAGCTGCCCAACGGCAACGTGTCGATGTTCGCGTACATGGTGCCGAACGTGAAGGACGGGCCGTCGAAGAAGGACGCCATCGTTCCAATGCTGGAGGCCTCGCGGGTTCCGGTGGACCAACTGGAGACGCTGCTGGGACAGGACCTGTACGCGAACCTCCCCAAGAGCGTGCAGGACAAGCTGGAGAAGGACTCCAAGGCCCCCGGTGCGTTCCAGCTCGAGGGCAGCCGGTATGAGGCCGTCACGCTGCTGACGCAGCGCTAG
- a CDS encoding class I SAM-dependent methyltransferase has product MNLYDELADWWPLVSPPSDYEEEAGEYLRLLRAAATGELKTMLELGSGGGNNASHLKRDFQLTLVELSEGMLKHSRELNPECEHLLADMRTVRLGREFDAVFVHDAITYMVTEADLRAALETVAVHLRAGGVALVAPDATWESFEPGVTSEGGDEPEAPGRGARSLRYLMWSLPPKPGSTTLEVHFGMLLKERDGSVRSVHDVHHHGLFSRATWLRLFSEVGLEARLESRILEGKPYDTFVALKPAPSR; this is encoded by the coding sequence ATGAACCTCTACGACGAACTCGCCGATTGGTGGCCCCTGGTTTCGCCTCCGAGCGACTACGAGGAGGAGGCGGGAGAATATCTCCGCCTGCTGCGTGCCGCCGCGACAGGGGAGCTGAAGACGATGTTGGAGCTGGGCAGCGGCGGAGGCAACAACGCCAGCCACCTCAAGCGCGACTTCCAGCTCACGCTCGTGGAGCTGTCGGAGGGCATGCTGAAACACAGCCGCGAGCTCAACCCCGAGTGTGAACACCTGCTCGCCGACATGCGCACCGTGCGCCTGGGCCGCGAATTCGACGCCGTGTTCGTCCACGACGCCATCACGTACATGGTGACGGAGGCGGACCTGCGCGCGGCCCTGGAGACGGTGGCTGTTCATCTGCGGGCCGGCGGCGTCGCGCTGGTGGCGCCGGATGCGACATGGGAGAGCTTCGAGCCCGGAGTGACGTCGGAAGGAGGCGACGAGCCCGAGGCACCTGGCAGGGGTGCCCGCTCGCTGCGCTACCTCATGTGGTCCCTGCCGCCCAAGCCCGGGAGCACGACGCTGGAGGTCCACTTCGGCATGCTGCTGAAGGAGCGCGACGGCAGCGTCCGCTCCGTCCACGACGTGCATCACCACGGGCTCTTTTCCCGGGCCACGTGGCTGCGCCTGTTCAGCGAGGTGGGGCTGGAGGCTCGCCTGGAGTCGCGCATCCTGGAGGGCAAGCCCTACGACACGTTCGTCGCCCTCAAGCCCGCGCCCTCGCGATGA
- a CDS encoding M28 family metallopeptidase, whose product MASKISDTPRPLPTASSRASAANTSQPAGAATKARTPDPRWSKDGFEPSNTRPLPQLPAPAPLPQLPAPTTPVEPKCEPKPKPDTRAQDADPMTHLRYLASDELKGRDTPSEGLDAASKYVQAHVQKYGLVGPNKANAQNPFEQRFDVFSFAGKPGVASKGEAREHGAHKQFGHKLFEEGFYLKDGMPRETLAMLNRKYESTMKAEGQPLSPARGGGLRSVEELRSLATESGKGVNTMALLPGTGPHKDEVIVVMAHMDHVGTDRRGNIHNGADDNASGSAVLMAAVPELAEAQKRGELDRSILFIWTGGEEKGLVGSQYFVDNPIPGLGTEQIAGVVNVDMVGRWDDQRLSVVDTNRKGQPNYFREVVDQANAKLADPFDRINRDINQYRDRQDGAVFGRKGEDVLFLFEGLSNPNGGGDLIPEYHEPGDDIDLILRDNGGEKPRRVKDLMVNVIGMAANRKTEE is encoded by the coding sequence ATGGCCTCGAAAATCAGCGACACGCCTCGCCCCCTTCCCACCGCGTCGTCGCGAGCCTCGGCCGCGAATACCTCCCAGCCCGCCGGTGCGGCGACCAAGGCCCGGACCCCGGACCCGCGCTGGAGCAAGGACGGGTTCGAGCCGAGCAACACCCGGCCACTGCCCCAGCTTCCGGCCCCGGCGCCGCTGCCCCAGCTCCCGGCGCCCACCACCCCGGTGGAGCCCAAGTGCGAGCCCAAGCCGAAGCCGGACACCCGGGCCCAGGACGCGGACCCGATGACGCACCTGCGCTACCTCGCCTCGGATGAGCTCAAGGGGCGGGACACGCCGTCGGAGGGATTGGACGCGGCGTCCAAGTACGTCCAGGCCCACGTCCAGAAGTACGGCCTGGTGGGGCCCAACAAGGCGAACGCGCAGAACCCCTTCGAGCAGCGCTTCGACGTCTTCTCGTTCGCGGGCAAGCCGGGCGTGGCGTCGAAGGGCGAGGCGCGGGAGCACGGCGCGCACAAGCAGTTCGGCCACAAGCTCTTCGAGGAGGGCTTCTACCTGAAGGACGGAATGCCTCGCGAGACGCTCGCGATGCTCAACCGCAAGTATGAGAGCACGATGAAGGCGGAGGGGCAGCCGCTGTCCCCCGCGCGGGGAGGCGGTCTGCGGAGCGTGGAGGAGCTGCGCTCGCTGGCGACGGAGTCCGGCAAGGGCGTGAACACGATGGCGCTGCTGCCAGGCACGGGGCCGCACAAGGACGAGGTCATCGTGGTGATGGCCCACATGGACCACGTGGGCACGGACCGGCGCGGCAACATCCACAACGGCGCGGATGACAACGCGTCCGGCAGCGCGGTGTTGATGGCGGCGGTGCCGGAGCTGGCGGAGGCGCAGAAGCGCGGCGAGCTGGACCGCTCCATCCTCTTCATCTGGACCGGTGGCGAGGAGAAGGGCCTGGTGGGCTCGCAGTACTTCGTCGACAACCCGATTCCCGGGTTGGGCACGGAGCAGATCGCCGGCGTCGTCAACGTGGACATGGTGGGCCGCTGGGATGACCAGCGCCTGTCCGTCGTGGACACCAACCGCAAGGGCCAGCCGAACTACTTCCGCGAGGTGGTGGACCAGGCCAACGCGAAGCTGGCGGACCCGTTCGACCGCATCAACCGCGACATCAACCAGTACCGGGACCGGCAGGACGGCGCGGTGTTCGGCCGCAAGGGCGAGGACGTGCTCTTCCTCTTCGAGGGCCTGTCCAACCCGAACGGCGGCGGCGACCTCATCCCCGAGTACCACGAGCCCGGAGACGACATCGACCTCATCCTCCGCGACAACGGAGGCGAGAAGCCGCGCCGCGTGAAGGACCTGATGGTCAACGTCATTGGCATGGCCGCCAACCGGAAGACCGAGGAGTAG
- a CDS encoding gamma-glutamylcyclotransferase translates to MSAGTPSPRPWFAFSVDLSPATARERIPGLPALPSLPDGELAEALDVDVVYDVPSAAWGGKVARLVDAPGKRLPGLLRRVSPELWEAVSRWEAPLAEATTSRAVKVRTATGAMLTAQAFTPPARGGTPPPGPISEAFLITVAVAAERAGLSADHVERLQAEARIVETIQQAKAGAAPETASTGKKG, encoded by the coding sequence ATGTCCGCAGGTACTCCTTCGCCGCGTCCCTGGTTCGCCTTCTCCGTCGACCTGTCCCCGGCCACGGCGCGCGAGCGCATCCCGGGCCTGCCCGCGCTGCCCTCCCTGCCGGATGGGGAGCTGGCCGAGGCGCTGGATGTGGACGTCGTCTACGACGTGCCCTCGGCGGCGTGGGGTGGGAAGGTGGCTCGGTTGGTGGATGCCCCGGGCAAGCGCCTCCCGGGGCTGCTCCGGCGCGTCTCTCCGGAGCTCTGGGAGGCCGTGAGCCGGTGGGAGGCCCCGCTCGCCGAGGCCACCACGTCGCGGGCCGTCAAGGTCCGCACCGCCACGGGCGCCATGCTCACCGCCCAGGCCTTCACCCCACCCGCGCGAGGGGGCACCCCACCTCCAGGCCCCATCAGCGAGGCCTTCCTCATCACGGTGGCCGTGGCGGCGGAGCGGGCGGGCCTGTCCGCGGACCACGTCGAGCGGCTCCAGGCGGAGGCCCGAATCGTGGAGACGATTCAGCAGGCCAAGGCGGGCGCGGCGCCGGAAACCGCATCCACTGGAAAGAAGGGCTGA
- a CDS encoding GFA family protein has translation MKKTYQGSCHCGAVRYEADIDLSKGSYKCNCSICTKGRTWLAIIGPEDFRLHAGELALSDYQFRTKQIHHMFCKHCGVHSFGWGEDGDLGKFYTVRLNCLDDVSTEELVSTPVTYVNGREDDFKTPPAEVRHL, from the coding sequence GTGAAGAAGACGTACCAGGGAAGCTGTCACTGCGGGGCGGTTCGGTACGAGGCGGACATCGACTTGAGCAAGGGGAGCTACAAGTGCAACTGCTCCATCTGCACCAAGGGGCGGACCTGGCTGGCCATCATCGGTCCGGAGGACTTCCGTCTCCATGCGGGTGAGCTCGCGCTCTCCGACTACCAGTTCCGCACCAAGCAGATTCACCACATGTTCTGCAAACACTGCGGGGTGCACTCGTTTGGCTGGGGCGAGGACGGGGACCTGGGGAAGTTCTACACCGTCCGGCTCAACTGCCTGGACGACGTGAGCACGGAGGAACTGGTGAGCACCCCCGTCACCTACGTCAACGGCCGCGAAGACGACTTCAAGACGCCCCCCGCGGAAGTCCGTCACCTCTGA
- the uvrA gene encoding excinuclease ABC subunit UvrA — translation MSRPRRPPSAAPAPHPRTGFVQVRGAREHNLKDVDVDLPRDALVVFTGVSGSGKSSLAFGTLYAEAQRRYFESVAPYARRLIDPAGNPEVDSIEGLPPAVALQQHRGAPTTRSSVGSVTTLSNSLRLLYSRAGTYPANQRHLDSDAFSPNTPAGACPNCHGLGRVYEVTERSLVPDDSLTIRERAIASWPPAWHGQNLRDILVTLGYDVDRPWRELPKKDRDWILFTEEQPTVPVYAGLTPAQTRQALKRKAPPSYMGTFTSARRYVLQAFATTQSALIKKRVSRYLESGECPVCHGKRLRPESLSVTFAGLDYGALSQLPLKRVDALLRPYADGTAFSLKKLTREHPEKVLVAERIAQDLVARLQVLMGLGLGYLSLERSTPTLSPGELQRLRLATQVRSNLFGVVYVLDEPSAGLHPADTQSLLKALDSLKGAGNSLFVVEHEVDVIRHADWVVDVGPAAGEKGGEVLYSGPLEGLQDVEPSQTRRYLFGAQPSRARPPREPRGWLRLRGVHRNNLHGLDADFPLGVFTTVTGISGSGKSSLVSQVLVELVSAHLGHEPVEDEEEGELLERSEVRTTGGRITEGMEGIHRLVRVDQKPIGRTPRSNLATYTGLFDHVRKLFAATPAAKARKYDAGRFSFNVVKGRCETCEGEGFVSVELLFLPSVYAPCPTCHGARYNEKTLEVRYQGKNIAEVLGMTVDTAHAFFADEPHALRALSVLRDVGLGYLRLGQPATELSGGEAQRIKLATELQRPQRGHTLYILDEPTTGLHPADVDKLMAQLDGLVDAGNTVILVEHDMRVVSASDWVIDMGPGAGDEGGHVVATGTPAQLARVPHSRTAPFLARG, via the coding sequence ATGAGCCGTCCCCGCCGTCCCCCCAGCGCAGCGCCCGCCCCCCACCCACGGACGGGGTTCGTCCAGGTCCGAGGTGCCCGGGAACACAACCTGAAGGACGTGGACGTCGACCTGCCGCGCGATGCCCTGGTCGTCTTCACGGGTGTCTCCGGCTCCGGCAAGTCCTCCCTGGCCTTCGGCACGCTCTACGCCGAGGCCCAGCGCCGCTACTTCGAATCCGTGGCCCCGTATGCCCGGCGGCTCATCGACCCCGCGGGGAATCCCGAGGTGGACTCCATCGAGGGACTTCCTCCCGCCGTGGCCCTGCAACAACACCGGGGCGCACCCACGACACGCTCGTCGGTGGGCAGCGTGACGACCCTGTCGAACTCGCTGCGCCTGCTCTATTCGCGCGCGGGAACCTACCCGGCGAACCAGCGCCACCTGGACTCCGACGCCTTCTCTCCCAACACGCCCGCCGGCGCCTGCCCGAACTGCCATGGCCTGGGACGCGTCTACGAAGTCACGGAGCGCTCGCTCGTCCCCGACGATTCGCTCACCATCCGCGAGCGCGCCATCGCCAGCTGGCCTCCCGCGTGGCACGGGCAGAACCTGCGCGATATCCTGGTGACGCTCGGCTACGACGTAGACCGGCCCTGGCGGGAGCTGCCCAAGAAGGACCGCGACTGGATTCTCTTCACGGAAGAGCAGCCGACCGTCCCGGTCTACGCGGGCCTGACACCGGCCCAGACGCGCCAGGCACTCAAGCGCAAGGCGCCTCCCAGCTACATGGGGACCTTCACCAGCGCGCGGCGCTACGTGCTCCAGGCCTTCGCCACGACCCAGAGCGCGCTCATCAAGAAGCGCGTCTCACGCTACCTGGAGAGCGGCGAGTGCCCCGTGTGCCACGGCAAGCGGCTGCGCCCGGAGTCCCTGTCCGTCACCTTCGCGGGCCTGGACTACGGCGCGCTGTCGCAGCTGCCGCTCAAGCGTGTCGACGCGCTGCTGCGCCCCTACGCGGACGGGACGGCCTTCTCGTTGAAGAAGCTCACGCGAGAGCACCCCGAGAAGGTGCTCGTCGCGGAGCGCATCGCCCAGGACCTGGTGGCCCGGCTCCAGGTCCTGATGGGGCTGGGCCTGGGATACCTCTCGCTGGAGCGCTCCACGCCCACGCTCTCGCCGGGGGAGCTGCAGCGGCTGCGGCTCGCGACCCAGGTCCGCTCCAATCTGTTCGGCGTGGTGTACGTGCTGGATGAGCCCTCCGCGGGCCTGCACCCCGCGGACACCCAGTCGCTGCTCAAGGCGCTCGACTCGCTGAAGGGCGCGGGCAACTCCTTGTTCGTCGTGGAGCACGAGGTGGACGTCATCCGCCACGCGGATTGGGTGGTGGACGTGGGCCCCGCCGCCGGTGAGAAGGGCGGCGAGGTCCTCTACAGCGGACCGCTCGAAGGGCTCCAGGACGTCGAGCCCTCACAGACGCGGCGCTACCTCTTCGGAGCCCAACCCTCTCGAGCCCGGCCGCCCCGAGAGCCTCGTGGATGGCTGCGCCTGCGCGGCGTCCACCGCAACAACCTGCACGGCCTGGACGCCGACTTCCCGCTGGGGGTCTTCACCACCGTCACGGGCATCTCCGGCTCTGGCAAGTCGAGCCTGGTGAGCCAGGTCCTCGTCGAGCTGGTCTCCGCGCACCTGGGCCACGAGCCCGTCGAGGATGAAGAGGAAGGTGAACTGCTGGAGCGCTCCGAGGTGAGGACCACCGGCGGGCGAATCACCGAGGGAATGGAGGGCATCCACCGCCTGGTGCGCGTGGACCAGAAACCCATCGGCCGCACGCCACGCTCCAACCTCGCGACCTACACGGGCCTGTTCGACCACGTGCGCAAGCTCTTCGCCGCGACGCCCGCCGCCAAGGCGCGCAAGTACGACGCCGGGCGCTTCTCCTTCAACGTGGTGAAGGGGCGCTGCGAGACGTGTGAGGGCGAGGGCTTCGTCAGCGTGGAGCTGCTGTTCCTGCCCAGCGTCTATGCCCCGTGCCCCACCTGCCACGGCGCCCGCTACAACGAGAAGACGCTGGAGGTCCGCTACCAGGGGAAGAACATCGCGGAGGTGCTGGGCATGACGGTGGACACAGCCCATGCGTTCTTCGCGGACGAGCCTCACGCGCTGCGAGCCCTGAGCGTGCTGCGCGACGTGGGGCTCGGCTACCTGCGGCTGGGCCAGCCCGCGACGGAGCTGTCAGGCGGAGAAGCGCAACGCATCAAGCTGGCGACGGAGCTGCAACGCCCTCAGCGAGGCCACACGCTCTACATCCTGGATGAGCCCACCACGGGCCTGCATCCGGCGGACGTGGACAAGCTGATGGCTCAGCTCGACGGGCTCGTCGATGCCGGCAACACCGTCATCCTCGTGGAGCACGACATGCGCGTGGTCTCCGCGAGCGACTGGGTCATCGACATGGGCCCGGGTGCCGGAGACGAAGGAGGACACGTCGTCGCCACCGGCACACCCGCGCAGCTGGCGCGGGTTCCTCACAGCCGCACGGCGCCATTCCTGGCGCGGGGCTGA
- a CDS encoding DUF418 domain-containing protein has translation MSETVSPTPTPLLDARPVDVSERVTLLDSLRGFALWGVFVSNSITWFSGRAMMRKDQVVALDASLLDTVLKTVYDFTINQKFMTLFTFLFGLGFSIQFARAEARGASILGLYSRRLLILLGIGAVHHYAIWCGDVLETYALLGFALMLFRNSSNRTVALWAGVLLLVVPLVVPALMRAVPVWLHGAEAAAEAAKARQALMAAGRAQLLESLSGDSFWTSLVGTARFNVDSYASINRITWMCSVLGRFLLGLLAGRYLLLQDLERHHRVHQRMLFWGLFLGVVGSGSTLVIWRLQRQGLLDMSSSHWMWMLGGISEWGYLLLAAAYVAAFALLARRGWGQGFFNALMPVGRMALTNYLMQSVVSVCIYNGWGLGLITKLPVSRVALLCLVLFAGQMVFSRWWLGRYRFGPVEWLWRSLTYGKAQPMKVAPRRGAAGAAPA, from the coding sequence ATGTCCGAGACTGTTTCGCCCACGCCGACGCCGCTCCTCGATGCCCGCCCCGTGGATGTCTCGGAGCGAGTCACCTTGCTCGACTCGCTTCGTGGTTTCGCCCTGTGGGGTGTCTTCGTCTCCAACAGCATCACCTGGTTCAGCGGCCGGGCGATGATGCGCAAGGACCAGGTCGTGGCGCTGGATGCGTCGCTCCTGGATACCGTGCTCAAGACGGTCTACGACTTCACCATCAACCAGAAGTTCATGACGCTGTTCACGTTCCTCTTCGGGCTGGGCTTCAGCATCCAGTTCGCCCGCGCGGAGGCACGGGGTGCCTCCATCCTCGGGCTCTATTCACGGCGGCTGCTCATCCTGCTGGGGATTGGCGCGGTTCATCACTACGCCATCTGGTGCGGGGACGTGCTGGAGACGTATGCGCTGCTGGGCTTCGCGCTGATGCTGTTCCGCAACAGCTCGAACCGGACGGTGGCCCTCTGGGCGGGGGTGTTGCTGCTCGTGGTGCCCCTGGTGGTCCCGGCGCTGATGCGGGCCGTCCCGGTCTGGCTGCATGGCGCGGAAGCGGCGGCCGAGGCGGCGAAGGCGAGGCAGGCCCTGATGGCGGCGGGGCGCGCGCAGCTGCTGGAGTCCCTCTCGGGCGACTCCTTCTGGACCTCGCTGGTGGGCACGGCGCGCTTCAACGTGGACTCCTACGCGAGCATCAATCGCATCACCTGGATGTGCTCGGTCCTGGGCCGCTTCCTCCTGGGGCTGCTCGCGGGGCGCTACCTGTTGCTCCAGGACCTCGAGCGCCATCACCGCGTGCATCAGCGGATGTTGTTCTGGGGCCTGTTCCTGGGGGTGGTGGGCAGCGGCTCCACGTTGGTCATCTGGCGGTTGCAGCGGCAGGGCTTGTTGGACATGAGCTCCAGCCATTGGATGTGGATGCTGGGAGGCATCTCGGAGTGGGGCTACCTGTTGCTGGCGGCGGCGTATGTCGCGGCCTTCGCGTTGCTGGCCCGGCGCGGGTGGGGCCAGGGGTTCTTCAACGCGCTGATGCCCGTGGGCCGCATGGCGCTCACCAACTACCTGATGCAGTCGGTGGTGAGCGTGTGCATCTACAACGGCTGGGGACTGGGCCTCATCACGAAGCTGCCCGTGTCGCGTGTCGCCCTGCTGTGCCTGGTCCTCTTCGCCGGGCAGATGGTCTTCAGCCGTTGGTGGCTCGGCCGCTACCGCTTCGGCCCGGTGGAGTGGCTGTGGCGCTCGCTCACGTATGGAAAGGCGCAGCCGATGAAGGTGGCGCCGCGGCGGGGAGCGGCGGGCGCGGCGCCCGCGTGA
- a CDS encoding LysR family transcriptional regulator, translating into MPNPLVEIRHLLLLSALEEVGSLNAAARKLHLSPSALSQQLRELEDRLGGPLFHRQWRRLVLTSAGRRLTDAARSVLGELSRAEAEARELLRGASGTLRVATVCLQSYRWLPELLRDFSRDWPGLEVNIVTEASESPVEWLLARKLDVALVAGLIRPGPRIRMAPLFRDELVAVVGREHPWALARRKVVEVRALGEEHVWTDPGALRTTAPLGRALAQAGNVSPCKVTLIPMTGGLPLEMARAHLGITVLPRWAVTPQLGDGALHTVRVGPKGLWLEWAVATRAGESEPPLQAFVEALRTHHPGPRRGARARG; encoded by the coding sequence ATGCCGAACCCGCTCGTCGAGATTCGCCACCTGCTGTTGCTCTCCGCGCTGGAGGAGGTGGGCAGTCTCAACGCCGCCGCGCGCAAGCTGCACCTGTCGCCCTCCGCGCTCAGTCAACAGCTCCGCGAGCTGGAGGACCGGCTGGGTGGCCCGCTGTTCCATCGGCAGTGGCGGCGCCTGGTCCTGACCTCCGCGGGGCGGAGGCTGACGGACGCGGCGCGCTCGGTGTTGGGAGAGCTCTCCCGCGCGGAGGCGGAAGCGCGGGAGCTGCTGCGGGGCGCGAGCGGCACGCTCCGGGTGGCGACGGTGTGTCTCCAGTCGTACCGCTGGCTGCCGGAGCTCCTGCGCGACTTCTCCCGCGACTGGCCCGGCCTGGAGGTCAACATCGTCACGGAAGCGAGTGAATCCCCAGTCGAGTGGCTGCTCGCGCGCAAGCTGGATGTCGCGCTCGTGGCGGGGTTGATCCGCCCCGGGCCTCGCATCCGCATGGCGCCGCTGTTTCGCGACGAGCTGGTCGCGGTGGTGGGCCGCGAGCACCCCTGGGCCCTCGCGCGACGCAAGGTCGTGGAGGTGCGCGCGCTCGGCGAAGAGCATGTCTGGACGGACCCGGGAGCCCTCCGGACCACGGCGCCCCTGGGCCGGGCGCTCGCGCAGGCGGGGAATGTCTCGCCGTGCAAGGTGACGCTCATCCCGATGACGGGGGGCCTGCCGCTCGAGATGGCTCGCGCCCACCTGGGCATCACCGTGCTGCCCCGGTGGGCCGTGACACCCCAACTGGGGGATGGGGCGCTGCACACCGTCCGGGTGGGCCCGAAGGGGTTGTGGCTGGAGTGGGCCGTGGCCACCCGCGCCGGAGAGTCCGAGCCCCCGCTCCAAGCCTTCGTGGAGGCCCTGCGCACCCACCACCCAGGCCCCCGCCGGGGAGCCCGGGCCCGGGGCTGA
- a CDS encoding nuclear transport factor 2 family protein, translated as MLRHTLASASALLLSLAGCAGSPHKTLPAGAHLPGTANIEAYPIEHLAVRSLIERFSDAANHADWKATEEMFTEDAVWEVQAPPPMGWTFEGREAIRQGMTGNVGRVELRVQTVSPTVIHVQGPNRATARSTLDEVLRFKDTGKDVRIVGTYADQLVKQGGQWKFARRTFIPRYDEPLPTVTGT; from the coding sequence ATGCTCCGCCACACCCTCGCATCAGCCTCCGCCCTGCTCCTGTCGCTCGCCGGCTGCGCGGGCAGCCCCCACAAGACGCTGCCCGCGGGAGCCCACCTGCCGGGCACCGCGAACATCGAGGCGTACCCCATCGAGCACCTCGCGGTGCGCTCGCTCATCGAGCGCTTCTCGGACGCGGCGAACCACGCGGACTGGAAGGCCACGGAGGAGATGTTCACCGAGGACGCGGTCTGGGAGGTCCAGGCGCCTCCGCCCATGGGCTGGACGTTCGAGGGCCGTGAGGCCATCCGCCAAGGCATGACGGGAAACGTGGGGCGCGTCGAGCTGCGCGTGCAGACGGTCTCGCCCACCGTCATCCACGTACAGGGGCCCAACCGCGCCACCGCGCGCTCCACCCTGGATGAAGTCCTTCGCTTCAAGGACACCGGCAAGGACGTGAGGATTGTCGGCACCTACGCCGACCAACTGGTCAAGCAGGGGGGACAGTGGAAGTTCGCCCGGCGGACCTTCATCCCCCGCTACGACGAGCCGCTCCCCACCGTCACCGGAACCTGA
- a CDS encoding LysE family translocator, whose product MDLTLWATFTLTMALFAITPGPAVLLVVSQAMSRGFRAGMGATLGIQAGNTVYFLISVAGLGAALATSHLAFHVIRYAGAAYLIYLGVRTLLDAKQSLTLAERPKPALWNSAFVQGFAKQLANPKSILFFGSLLPQFIQPGPHAALQFTVYGVSCIVVEVPVLAAYAWLGVAGGRLSGSPRAQVWRERLSGTALIGIGLVLATMRRPT is encoded by the coding sequence ATGGACCTGACCCTCTGGGCCACCTTCACGTTGACGATGGCGCTCTTCGCCATCACCCCGGGACCCGCTGTCCTGCTGGTGGTCTCCCAGGCGATGTCTCGGGGCTTCCGCGCGGGAATGGGCGCGACGTTGGGCATCCAGGCCGGCAACACCGTGTACTTCCTCATCTCCGTGGCGGGACTCGGCGCCGCGCTGGCCACGTCCCACCTGGCGTTTCACGTCATCCGCTACGCGGGCGCGGCCTACCTCATCTACCTGGGGGTGAGGACGCTGTTGGACGCGAAGCAGAGCCTCACCCTCGCCGAGCGGCCCAAACCCGCCCTCTGGAACAGCGCCTTCGTCCAGGGGTTCGCCAAACAGCTCGCCAACCCCAAGTCCATCCTGTTCTTCGGCTCCCTGCTGCCGCAGTTCATCCAGCCCGGCCCCCACGCGGCGCTGCAGTTCACCGTCTACGGCGTCTCCTGCATCGTGGTGGAGGTCCCCGTGCTCGCGGCCTACGCGTGGCTGGGCGTCGCCGGTGGACGCCTCTCCGGCTCACCGCGCGCCCAGGTCTGGCGCGAGCGCCTCTCCGGCACCGCGCTCATCGGCATCGGCCTGGTGCTGGCCACCATGCGGCGTCCCACCTGA